One Telluria mixta DNA window includes the following coding sequences:
- a CDS encoding c-type cytochrome, with translation MTFKTLFLAALVGCTAVARADTTDGKSLFAKNCAACHQPTGKGIPGAFPALAGNAFVQGAPSDVATVLLKGRGGMPDFSGSLDDGEIAQVLTYVRSSWGNGGAPVTEQDVGSTRTALGVAPASHSRFGNKH, from the coding sequence ATGACGTTCAAAACACTCTTTCTTGCCGCGCTCGTGGGCTGCACCGCCGTCGCCCGCGCGGACACCACGGACGGCAAGAGCCTGTTCGCGAAGAACTGCGCCGCGTGCCATCAACCGACCGGCAAGGGTATCCCGGGCGCCTTCCCCGCCCTTGCGGGCAACGCGTTCGTGCAGGGCGCCCCGAGCGACGTGGCCACCGTGCTGCTGAAAGGCCGCGGCGGCATGCCCGATTTTTCCGGGAGCCTCGACGACGGCGAGATCGCCCAGGTGCTGACCTATGTCCGCTCAAGCTGGGGCAACGGCGGCGCGCCCGTCACCGAGCAGGACGTGGGCAGCACGCGCACCGCGCTCGGCGTGGCGCCCGCATCGCACAGCCGCTTCGGCAACAAACACTGA
- a CDS encoding flavin monoamine oxidase family protein, whose translation MKRLTRSLTRREFLHRAAMVGGSALLLNTMNAWGMGIASRVNAPPALSGSGRGKKVLILGAGLAGMTAAYELGKLGYKVEVLEARPFAGGRCQTARKGFTLQELGGEAQACRFDDGLYINHGPWRIPLDHQSTLHYTKQFDIPLEVMVNDNDHAWVYMEDAGPFSKQRLRQEQIKADMRGHVAELLAKSVQANRLDTALTADDQHLLLDYLAHEGALSTQDLVYRGRNGAGFAEQPGAGLRPGKLADPLGFRELLESKVAKVYSAVQEFPMHATMFQPVGGMDRIAQGFVKRVGRHIRYGAEVQTIRQSADQVTVTVKDVKSGRVSQVTADYCLCTIPLSVLRTIDADFSSGFKDALKAVSYAPVGKIGLQMKRRFWEEDDQIYGGHVLTDLKAINTISLPSSGWQSKKGVLLGYYNYALDAIEVSAMTPAERADFAVSAGAKIFPPYREAFENAFSVAWHRVQYNLGGWAEWDEAGRQKAYPTLLAGEGRVLLAGEHLSYLTGWQAGAIESAWQQIEQLHRKASA comes from the coding sequence ATGAAACGTTTGACACGGTCGCTGACGCGGCGCGAATTTCTTCACCGGGCGGCAATGGTTGGCGGTTCGGCCTTGCTGCTCAATACGATGAACGCCTGGGGCATGGGCATCGCGTCCCGGGTCAATGCCCCGCCGGCGCTGTCCGGCAGCGGCAGGGGCAAGAAGGTCCTCATCCTCGGCGCGGGCCTGGCCGGCATGACGGCGGCGTATGAACTGGGCAAGCTGGGCTACAAGGTCGAGGTGCTGGAAGCGCGCCCCTTCGCGGGCGGACGCTGCCAGACGGCACGCAAGGGCTTCACCTTGCAGGAACTGGGCGGCGAGGCGCAGGCCTGCCGTTTCGACGACGGCCTGTACATCAACCATGGCCCGTGGCGCATCCCGCTCGACCACCAGTCGACCCTGCATTACACGAAACAGTTCGACATCCCGCTCGAGGTCATGGTCAACGACAACGACCACGCCTGGGTCTACATGGAGGATGCCGGCCCGTTCTCGAAGCAGCGCCTGCGCCAGGAACAGATCAAGGCCGACATGCGCGGGCACGTGGCGGAGCTGCTGGCCAAGTCCGTGCAGGCCAACCGGCTCGACACGGCGCTCACGGCGGACGACCAGCACCTCCTGCTCGACTACCTGGCGCACGAAGGCGCCCTGTCCACGCAGGATCTCGTGTACCGGGGCCGCAACGGCGCGGGTTTCGCCGAGCAGCCCGGCGCGGGCCTCAGGCCGGGCAAGCTCGCCGATCCGCTGGGCTTTCGCGAGCTGCTCGAATCCAAGGTCGCCAAGGTCTACAGCGCCGTGCAGGAATTCCCGATGCACGCGACGATGTTCCAGCCGGTCGGCGGCATGGACCGCATCGCGCAGGGATTCGTGAAGCGCGTCGGCCGCCACATCCGCTACGGCGCGGAAGTGCAGACCATCCGCCAGTCGGCCGACCAGGTCACCGTCACCGTCAAGGACGTCAAGAGCGGCAGGGTGTCGCAGGTGACGGCGGATTACTGCCTGTGCACGATCCCGCTGTCCGTGCTGCGCACGATCGACGCGGACTTTTCAAGCGGCTTCAAGGATGCGCTGAAGGCCGTGTCGTATGCGCCGGTCGGCAAGATCGGCCTGCAGATGAAGCGCCGCTTCTGGGAAGAGGACGACCAGATCTACGGCGGTCACGTGCTCACCGACCTCAAGGCCATCAACACGATCTCGCTGCCCTCGTCCGGCTGGCAGTCGAAGAAGGGCGTGCTGCTCGGCTACTACAACTACGCGCTGGACGCCATCGAGGTCAGCGCCATGACGCCCGCCGAACGCGCGGACTTCGCCGTGAGCGCCGGCGCAAAGATCTTCCCGCCTTACCGGGAGGCGTTCGAGAACGCGTTCTCCGTGGCCTGGCACCGCGTCCAGTACAACCTGGGCGGCTGGGCCGAATGGGACGAGGCGGGCCGGCAGAAGGCGTATCCGACCCTGCTGGCGGGCGAAGGCCGCGTGCTGCTGGCGGGCGAGCACCTCAGCTACCTGACGGGCTGGCAGGCCGGCGCCATCGAGTCGGCGTGGCAGCAGATCGAACAACTCCATCGAAAGGCAAGCGCATGA
- a CDS encoding phasin family protein — protein MYPFPQTIAPAVRTHIDAQTAFLNDMSKSLFSAFQQMCDLNIQLVQTMLEETTLASKQVLSADRQSELLSAATSRTQPATEKLRAYQQHIARLAADAQVDLSRVTEQHVQNTTRTARALADEVARDATEQTERGLRAQQETVRQFSDPFIRAGNGAAQPHASGGTSQGQQMPPGQQQGSKDQRATTH, from the coding sequence ATGTATCCATTTCCACAAACGATCGCCCCGGCGGTCCGTACCCATATCGATGCCCAGACCGCGTTCCTGAATGACATGTCGAAGTCGCTGTTCAGCGCATTCCAGCAGATGTGCGACCTGAACATCCAGCTCGTGCAGACGATGCTGGAAGAAACGACGCTCGCCAGCAAGCAGGTGCTGAGCGCCGACCGCCAGTCGGAGCTGCTCAGCGCCGCCACGTCGCGCACGCAGCCGGCGACGGAAAAACTGCGCGCCTACCAGCAGCACATCGCCCGCCTGGCGGCCGATGCCCAGGTCGACCTGTCGCGCGTGACGGAGCAGCACGTGCAGAACACGACCCGCACCGCGCGCGCCCTGGCGGACGAAGTGGCGCGCGACGCCACCGAGCAGACCGAGCGCGGCCTGCGCGCCCAGCAGGAAACCGTGCGCCAGTTCAGCGATCCGTTCATCCGGGCCGGCAACGGTGCCGCCCAGCCGCATGCATCGGGCGGCACGAGCCAGGGGCAGCAAATGCCGCCGGGCCAGCAGCAGGGTAGCAAGGACCAGCGGGCCACCACGCACTGA
- a CDS encoding acyltransferase family protein, giving the protein MHTNHPPRHHFLDWVRIIAFFLLILYHVGMYYVTWGWHVKSPYAGPALEPFMMLSSPWRLSLLFLVSGVASSAMLAKLRPLAFLRKRSWRLLVPLLFGMLVIVPPQSYLEVVEKLGYAGSYADFMRLYVRGYHGFCQDGCLILPTWNHLWFVAYLWAYTAVLALVVLALGPRFDRLAALFGRVLTGWKIIVLPAAVLALARILMLNRFPVTHALVDDWYNHANYLPVFLLGALMARVPGLWPRVAALRWTCLALALAGWALLMLWIALDETGGIDGTRWELLATPMRANYALLAWSAILAACGFAQRHLDRDGPARRYLTEAVFPVYILHQTLIVVLAHALKPLHRPPGLEAVLLVVLVTVLSFAGFEIVRRVPLLRPLFGLGPRIRTAAPAAQDIIAPHPVAGRGA; this is encoded by the coding sequence ATGCACACCAACCATCCGCCGCGCCATCACTTCCTCGACTGGGTACGCATCATCGCGTTCTTCCTGCTGATCCTGTATCACGTGGGCATGTACTACGTGACGTGGGGCTGGCACGTGAAGAGTCCGTATGCCGGCCCTGCCCTCGAGCCCTTCATGATGCTGTCGTCTCCGTGGCGGCTGTCGCTGCTGTTCCTCGTGTCCGGCGTCGCCTCCAGCGCCATGCTGGCGAAGCTGCGTCCCCTCGCCTTCCTGCGCAAGCGCAGCTGGCGCCTGCTCGTGCCGCTGCTGTTCGGCATGCTGGTCATCGTGCCGCCGCAATCGTATCTCGAAGTCGTCGAGAAGCTCGGCTATGCGGGCAGCTACGCCGACTTCATGCGGCTGTACGTGCGCGGCTACCACGGCTTCTGCCAGGACGGCTGCCTGATCCTGCCGACCTGGAACCACCTGTGGTTCGTCGCCTACCTGTGGGCCTATACGGCCGTCCTCGCGCTCGTCGTGCTGGCGCTGGGTCCGCGCTTCGACCGCCTCGCCGCCCTGTTCGGCCGCGTGCTGACGGGCTGGAAGATCATCGTGCTGCCGGCCGCCGTGCTGGCGCTGGCGCGCATCCTGATGCTGAACCGTTTTCCCGTCACCCACGCGCTCGTGGACGACTGGTACAACCATGCGAACTATCTGCCGGTCTTTTTGCTGGGCGCCCTGATGGCGCGCGTGCCGGGCTTGTGGCCCCGTGTCGCGGCGCTGCGCTGGACGTGCCTCGCGCTGGCCCTCGCCGGCTGGGCCCTGCTCATGCTGTGGATCGCACTCGACGAGACCGGCGGCATCGACGGCACGCGCTGGGAATTGCTCGCGACGCCGATGCGCGCGAATTACGCGCTGCTGGCGTGGAGTGCGATCCTGGCGGCCTGCGGCTTTGCCCAGCGCCACCTGGATCGCGACGGACCGGCCCGGCGTTACCTGACCGAGGCCGTGTTCCCCGTCTACATCCTGCACCAGACCCTGATCGTCGTGCTGGCCCATGCGTTGAAACCGCTGCACCGCCCGCCGGGCCTGGAAGCCGTGCTGCTCGTCGTGCTCGTGACGGTGCTCAGCTTCGCCGGCTTCGAGATCGTACGCCGGGTGCCGTTGCTGCGTCCGCTGTTCGGCCTGGGGCCGCGCATCCGGACCGCTGCCCCGGCTGCACAGGACATCATCGCGCCGCACCCGGTGGCCGGGCGCGGCGCATAA